A genomic region of Miscanthus floridulus cultivar M001 chromosome 3, ASM1932011v1, whole genome shotgun sequence contains the following coding sequences:
- the LOC136547173 gene encoding probable 6-phosphogluconolactonase 2 isoform X1 codes for MERESSTPYEPKRNCEIRVFESSDEISTDLAEYISQISEISVKERGYFAIALSGGPLVSFLGKLCEAPYNKTLDWSKWYIFWSDERAVAKNHAESNYKLTKEGFIAKGVPSAESSHSVQGLGKGVSGKPYPRLCNARRPRLEPGTFRSQTVPIPHGHVYSINDNATVEDAATGYEFMIRQLVKVRTIGVSERNDCPKFDLILLAMGADGHVASLFPNHPAMELKDDWVTYITDSPQPPPERITFTLPVINSASNIAIVSTGDDKANAVHLAVSDTTEGPDAPTSLPARMVQPTDGKLVWFLDKEAASFLESMNDDASYEHHE; via the exons atggaaaggGAATCGTCTACCCCATATGAGCCAAAAAGGAACTGTGAAATAAGGGTTTTTGAGAGTTCAGATGAAATTTCAACAGATCTTGCTGAGTATATCTCACAAATTTCAGAAATTTCTGTCAAAGAAAGGGGATACTTTGCCATCGCCTTATCTGGAGGTCCCCTAGTCAGTTTTTTGGG GAAACTTTGTGAAGCACCATACAACAAGACCCTGGATTGGTCCAAATGGTACATCTTCTGGTCTGATGAACGTGCTGTGGCAAAAAACCATGCAGAGAGTAACTATAAGTTAACAAAAGAAGGATTTATTGCCAAG ggcgtacccagtgcagagagctcccactctgtgcagggtctggggaagggtgtcagtggcaagccttaccctcgcctgtgcaatgcgaggagaccgcgactcgaacccgggaccttccggtcacagacg GTACCTATTCCGCATGGCCATGTCTACTCCATAAATGACAATGCCACAGTGGAGGATGCAGCAACAGGCTATGAATTCATGATCAGGCAGCTGGTTAAGGTCCGCACAATAGGAGTCTCAGAGAGAAACGACTGTCCCAAGTTTGATCTCATCCTCCTCGCCATGGGCGCTGATGGGCATGTGGCCTCACTTTTCCCGAACCACCCTGCCATGGAGCTGAAAGACGATTGGGTCACCTACATCACTGACTCCCCGCAGCCTCCTCCTGAGAGGATCACCTTCACTCTCCCAGTAATCAACTCAGCATCCAACATAGCAATAGTGTCCACCGGTGATGACAAAGCAAATGCTGTTCACTTAGCAGTTTCTGACACGACCGAAGGTCCTGATGCTCCTACATCACTGCCTGCTAGAATGGTCCAGCCAACGGACGGGAAGCTGGTGTGGTTTCTGGACAAGGAGGCGGCATCATTCCTTGAGTCCATGAACGACGATGCTTCCTACGAGCATCATGAGTAG
- the LOC136547173 gene encoding probable 6-phosphogluconolactonase 2 isoform X2, with product MERESSTPYEPKRNCEIRVFESSDEISTDLAEYISQISEISVKERGYFAIALSGGPLVSFLGKLCEAPYNKTLDWSKWYIFWSDERAVAKNHAESNYKLTKEGFIAKVPIPHGHVYSINDNATVEDAATGYEFMIRQLVKVRTIGVSERNDCPKFDLILLAMGADGHVASLFPNHPAMELKDDWVTYITDSPQPPPERITFTLPVINSASNIAIVSTGDDKANAVHLAVSDTTEGPDAPTSLPARMVQPTDGKLVWFLDKEAASFLESMNDDASYEHHE from the exons atggaaaggGAATCGTCTACCCCATATGAGCCAAAAAGGAACTGTGAAATAAGGGTTTTTGAGAGTTCAGATGAAATTTCAACAGATCTTGCTGAGTATATCTCACAAATTTCAGAAATTTCTGTCAAAGAAAGGGGATACTTTGCCATCGCCTTATCTGGAGGTCCCCTAGTCAGTTTTTTGGG GAAACTTTGTGAAGCACCATACAACAAGACCCTGGATTGGTCCAAATGGTACATCTTCTGGTCTGATGAACGTGCTGTGGCAAAAAACCATGCAGAGAGTAACTATAAGTTAACAAAAGAAGGATTTATTGCCAAG GTACCTATTCCGCATGGCCATGTCTACTCCATAAATGACAATGCCACAGTGGAGGATGCAGCAACAGGCTATGAATTCATGATCAGGCAGCTGGTTAAGGTCCGCACAATAGGAGTCTCAGAGAGAAACGACTGTCCCAAGTTTGATCTCATCCTCCTCGCCATGGGCGCTGATGGGCATGTGGCCTCACTTTTCCCGAACCACCCTGCCATGGAGCTGAAAGACGATTGGGTCACCTACATCACTGACTCCCCGCAGCCTCCTCCTGAGAGGATCACCTTCACTCTCCCAGTAATCAACTCAGCATCCAACATAGCAATAGTGTCCACCGGTGATGACAAAGCAAATGCTGTTCACTTAGCAGTTTCTGACACGACCGAAGGTCCTGATGCTCCTACATCACTGCCTGCTAGAATGGTCCAGCCAACGGACGGGAAGCTGGTGTGGTTTCTGGACAAGGAGGCGGCATCATTCCTTGAGTCCATGAACGACGATGCTTCCTACGAGCATCATGAGTAG